A part of Longimicrobium sp. genomic DNA contains:
- a CDS encoding FHA domain-containing protein, whose amino-acid sequence MNVRTLAFLLLLLPSAAEAQFPFPWRRRKPEPPPAQVHPQWPAQPPAAQQAPPAQAPVQAAPTVVQPAPQPVQPQGLTPLQQEDKARLLKLARDASLTPATTVRDAEDRMERWKMVMLIDPADVEARLGHEQAQKGLDAARLKEETDRTSKEARDKELTEKRDRLRMAERALYARDLNGAEGILNDVLRQHPDDPRANSLMDMLRDVRRASELRRRVMYGSVGLLGLAFVLGAWARRVYHTRKQEAQAAGDQARALVKVVDGVGRGKLVPITRDLLRIGAAEGAGDGDRNDVVVSDANAAVSRFHCAIVRKGRDYFLLDSSLNGTRLNDRRLDRGEHHVLRDGDEFVLAESARIKFLRT is encoded by the coding sequence GTGAACGTCCGGACGCTGGCCTTCCTGCTCCTCCTCCTGCCCTCCGCGGCGGAGGCGCAGTTCCCCTTTCCCTGGCGCCGCCGCAAGCCGGAGCCGCCGCCCGCGCAGGTGCACCCGCAGTGGCCCGCGCAGCCGCCCGCCGCGCAGCAGGCGCCGCCCGCGCAGGCACCCGTGCAGGCCGCGCCCACCGTCGTCCAGCCGGCGCCGCAGCCCGTGCAGCCGCAGGGCCTCACGCCGCTCCAGCAGGAAGACAAGGCGCGCCTCCTGAAGCTGGCCCGCGACGCATCGCTCACCCCCGCCACCACCGTCCGCGACGCGGAGGACCGGATGGAGCGTTGGAAGATGGTGATGCTGATCGACCCCGCCGACGTGGAGGCGCGGCTCGGCCACGAGCAGGCGCAGAAGGGGCTCGACGCCGCGCGCCTCAAGGAGGAGACGGACCGCACCAGCAAGGAAGCGCGCGACAAGGAGCTCACCGAGAAGCGCGACCGGCTGCGCATGGCGGAGCGCGCCCTGTACGCCCGTGACCTCAACGGCGCGGAAGGGATCCTCAACGACGTCCTCCGCCAGCATCCGGACGATCCGCGCGCCAACTCGCTGATGGACATGCTGCGCGACGTCCGCCGCGCGTCCGAGCTGCGCCGGCGGGTGATGTACGGCTCGGTCGGTCTCCTGGGGCTCGCCTTCGTGCTGGGCGCGTGGGCGCGCCGCGTGTACCACACGCGCAAACAGGAGGCGCAGGCCGCGGGCGACCAGGCGCGCGCGCTGGTCAAAGTCGTGGACGGGGTGGGCCGCGGAAAGCTCGTCCCCATCACGCGCGACCTGCTGCGCATCGGCGCCGCCGAGGGCGCGGGCGACGGCGACAGGAACGACGTGGTGGTGAGCGACGCCAACGCGGCCGTGTCGCGCTTCCACTGCGCCATCGTCCGCAAGGGCCGCGACTACTTCCTCCTGGATTCGTCGCTCAACGGCACGCGCCTCAATGACCGCCGCCTCGACCGCGGCGAGCACCACGTGCTGCGAGACGGGGACGAGTTCGTCCTCGCCGAGTCGGCGCGCATCAAGTTCCTCCGCACATGA
- a CDS encoding AAA family ATPase, which produces MDLNRLSMDLSAALEGARGVAARAGSAYIQPAHLLATLLDAGGALGHLAPRLALNAAAARNAVERASAGADGVRLEPGRQPIAGRALRDLLDSAYALADRRGGHTVGPLEVAHAAADGPLAAPLRDSGWTPERIAAALDSPEFMQPAGGDVIPTGALGRFSRDLTAAAREGKLPPVVGRDAETRSLAQTLLRRTKNNPVLVGDPGTGKTAIVEGLAQRIAAGDVPDSLRGTRLLALDLAGLVAGAKYRGEFEERLKAVVDEAREARDVVLFLDELHTLVGAGGGAGGMDAANLLKPALSRGELRCIGATTHDEYRERIERDGALARRFERIPVDEPDDESMLAMLRGARGHYESHHGVTITGAALDATVRLARRHLRDRFFPDKAFDVLDEAAARIRMQTESRPEEIDTRDRDLARLRRRLETASEADAPALAHEIANRTAELDALAARWHEERETATALAATRSAAATARAELDVAVARGDVARAAELRYGTLKYLLEQKTDLEARHAAAGTLVSREVGPADVAEVVARRARIPVARMMESERERLLHLEDRLGARVVGQRDAVLAVADAARRMRGELRRKQKPASFLFVGPTGVGKTELAKALAAALFDDDGALIRIDMAEYKDSHSVSGLIGSRPGLVGSEQGGYLTEQVRRSPHSVVLFDEIEKAHPEVIDILLGVLDEGRLTDAQGRFCDFTHTIVLLTSNLGVREANAATDDADERKRIILQAVQSSLRPELFNRIGGVIPFDSLEMDTLQRIVRMHLDGVAARLREHHGAALAADDAAVALLAELAYDPAYGARPVERTIERVVLSDLSRMIIAGDVTPGAEVRLLRDGGDVVILAGPLEEVAAEAGRILAVTEEAPLAEASA; this is translated from the coding sequence ATGGACCTGAACCGACTGTCGATGGACCTCTCCGCCGCGCTGGAGGGAGCGCGGGGCGTCGCGGCCCGCGCCGGGAGCGCGTACATCCAGCCCGCGCACCTGCTGGCGACGCTGCTGGATGCGGGCGGCGCGCTCGGGCACCTGGCGCCGCGCCTGGCCCTGAACGCCGCGGCCGCCCGCAACGCCGTGGAGCGCGCCTCCGCCGGCGCGGACGGCGTGAGGCTGGAGCCGGGGCGGCAGCCCATCGCCGGGCGCGCCCTCCGCGACCTGCTCGACTCCGCCTACGCGCTGGCGGACCGGCGCGGCGGCCACACCGTGGGGCCGCTGGAAGTGGCCCACGCCGCCGCCGACGGCCCCCTCGCCGCGCCGCTGCGCGACAGCGGGTGGACGCCGGAGCGCATCGCCGCCGCGCTCGACTCCCCCGAGTTCATGCAGCCCGCCGGGGGCGACGTCATCCCCACAGGCGCCCTCGGGCGCTTCTCACGCGACCTGACCGCCGCGGCGCGCGAGGGGAAGCTTCCGCCCGTCGTCGGGCGCGACGCGGAAACGCGCAGCCTGGCGCAGACACTCCTGCGCCGCACCAAGAACAACCCCGTGCTGGTAGGCGATCCCGGCACCGGCAAAACGGCGATCGTGGAGGGCCTCGCCCAGCGCATCGCCGCCGGCGACGTGCCGGATTCTCTGCGCGGCACGCGGCTCCTGGCGCTGGACCTGGCGGGGCTCGTGGCCGGCGCCAAGTACCGAGGCGAGTTCGAAGAGCGCCTCAAGGCCGTCGTTGACGAGGCGCGGGAGGCGCGCGACGTCGTCCTCTTCCTGGACGAGCTGCACACGCTGGTGGGCGCGGGGGGCGGGGCGGGGGGGATGGACGCCGCGAACCTGCTGAAGCCCGCCCTCTCGCGCGGCGAGCTGCGCTGCATCGGCGCCACGACCCACGACGAGTACCGCGAACGGATCGAGCGCGACGGTGCCCTGGCGCGCCGCTTCGAGCGCATCCCCGTGGACGAGCCGGACGACGAATCGATGCTGGCGATGCTGCGCGGCGCGCGCGGCCACTACGAGTCGCACCACGGCGTCACCATCACCGGCGCCGCGCTGGACGCCACCGTCCGCCTGGCGCGCCGCCACCTGCGCGACCGCTTCTTCCCCGACAAGGCGTTCGACGTGCTGGACGAGGCCGCCGCGCGCATCCGCATGCAGACCGAGTCGCGCCCGGAGGAGATCGACACCCGCGACCGCGACCTGGCCCGCCTGCGCCGCCGCCTGGAAACCGCCTCCGAAGCCGACGCGCCCGCCCTGGCGCACGAGATCGCCAACCGCACCGCGGAGTTGGACGCCCTCGCCGCGCGCTGGCACGAAGAGCGTGAGACCGCCACCGCGCTCGCCGCCACGCGCTCGGCCGCCGCCACCGCGCGCGCGGAGCTGGACGTGGCCGTCGCGCGCGGCGACGTGGCCCGCGCCGCCGAGCTCCGCTACGGCACGCTGAAGTACCTGCTGGAGCAGAAGACCGACCTGGAAGCCCGCCACGCCGCCGCGGGGACGCTCGTCTCGCGCGAAGTTGGCCCCGCGGACGTGGCGGAGGTCGTCGCGCGCCGCGCCCGCATCCCCGTCGCGCGGATGATGGAGAGCGAGCGCGAGCGACTCCTTCACCTGGAAGACCGCCTCGGCGCCCGCGTCGTGGGGCAGCGCGACGCCGTGCTCGCCGTGGCCGACGCCGCGCGCCGCATGCGCGGCGAGCTGCGCCGCAAGCAGAAGCCTGCGTCGTTTCTCTTCGTGGGGCCCACCGGCGTCGGGAAGACGGAGCTAGCCAAGGCGCTCGCCGCCGCGCTCTTTGACGACGACGGCGCGCTGATCCGCATCGACATGGCGGAATACAAGGACTCGCACTCCGTCTCGGGACTGATCGGCTCGCGGCCGGGGCTGGTGGGCTCCGAGCAGGGCGGCTACCTCACCGAGCAGGTGCGCCGCTCGCCGCACTCCGTCGTCCTCTTCGACGAGATCGAGAAGGCGCACCCGGAGGTCATCGACATCCTGCTGGGCGTGCTGGACGAGGGGCGCCTGACCGACGCGCAGGGCCGCTTCTGCGATTTCACGCACACCATCGTCCTCCTCACCTCCAACCTGGGCGTGCGCGAGGCCAACGCCGCCACCGACGACGCGGACGAGCGCAAGCGCATCATCCTGCAGGCCGTGCAGTCGTCGCTCCGCCCCGAGCTCTTCAACCGCATCGGCGGCGTGATCCCCTTCGACTCGCTCGAGATGGACACGCTGCAGCGCATCGTCCGCATGCACCTGGACGGCGTCGCCGCGCGGCTTCGCGAGCACCACGGCGCCGCCCTCGCCGCGGACGACGCCGCCGTCGCCCTGCTCGCGGAGCTGGCCTACGATCCCGCGTACGGCGCCCGCCCCGTCGAGCGCACCATCGAGCGCGTCGTCCTCTCCGACCTGTCGCGGATGATCATCGCGGGCGACGTCACCCCCGGCGCCGAGGTCCGCCTGCTGCGCGACGGCGGTGACGTCGTGATCCTCGCCGGCCCGCTGGAGGAGGTCGCCGCCGAGGCGGGGCGCATCCTCGCGGTGACGGAAGAGGCGCCGCTCGCGGAGGCATCCGCGTGA
- a CDS encoding vWA domain-containing protein: protein MTRAQLGTLALLAALSSPASAQPELVRCADGRSVPCFRTRVDLTRAEAQALGTGDSARWSGAAGAVPFREVDVRMVADAARPLVLLVLFDASGSMAGEGMQQTRSALRAFLRGLGGSEVAVAPFGSRDVTAGIRRARFGSPAGTEAGMDRLPAPAGNTGLYSAVATGAEVLAARLRTAPMGAQGVLLVLTDGRNDVGHPGDEPGLLAGPEGRERAVDAVRRAGVPVWMVGIGNGVDAGELAALAGPMGTPHTVAFDPVRLGRTLGELRGSLASARQVTAVLPADARSRLARGEAEVRVEHAVRGTPGTPHTARWRPPLMALPAFAGVASPSRPLATLAAMQDESSAGGTLPVFATLATLLAVLWWIVPPLIWPVRRAAVAAPQPRSAPEGDGIRPGVREAPPRRRSDVTAALARRIVVRSG, encoded by the coding sequence GTGACCCGCGCGCAATTGGGCACCCTCGCGTTGCTCGCAGCCCTGTCGAGCCCCGCATCCGCGCAGCCGGAGCTGGTCCGCTGCGCCGACGGACGCTCCGTCCCCTGCTTCCGCACGCGCGTGGACCTCACGCGTGCAGAGGCGCAGGCGCTGGGCACGGGGGATTCGGCGCGGTGGAGCGGCGCGGCGGGCGCGGTCCCGTTCCGCGAGGTGGATGTCCGCATGGTGGCCGATGCCGCGCGCCCCCTCGTCCTCCTGGTGCTCTTTGACGCCAGCGGGAGCATGGCCGGGGAGGGGATGCAGCAGACGCGCTCCGCCCTCCGCGCCTTCCTGCGCGGGCTGGGCGGGAGCGAGGTGGCGGTGGCGCCCTTTGGCAGCCGCGACGTGACGGCCGGAATCCGCCGGGCGCGCTTCGGCTCCCCCGCCGGGACGGAAGCGGGAATGGACCGCCTCCCGGCGCCCGCGGGGAACACCGGCCTCTACAGCGCCGTCGCCACAGGCGCGGAAGTGCTGGCCGCCCGCCTGCGAACCGCGCCGATGGGAGCGCAGGGAGTCCTTCTGGTGCTCACCGACGGCCGCAACGACGTCGGGCACCCCGGCGACGAGCCGGGGCTGCTGGCGGGGCCGGAGGGGCGCGAACGGGCGGTGGACGCGGTGCGCCGCGCCGGAGTCCCGGTGTGGATGGTGGGGATCGGCAACGGCGTGGACGCGGGCGAGCTTGCCGCGCTTGCCGGGCCGATGGGAACGCCGCACACCGTCGCCTTCGATCCCGTCCGCCTGGGCCGCACGCTGGGCGAGCTGCGCGGCTCCCTCGCCTCCGCGCGGCAGGTGACGGCGGTGCTACCGGCCGATGCGCGCTCCCGCCTGGCACGCGGCGAGGCGGAGGTGCGCGTGGAGCACGCCGTCCGCGGCACCCCGGGCACACCGCACACCGCCCGCTGGAGGCCGCCGCTGATGGCGCTCCCCGCCTTTGCCGGAGTGGCGAGCCCGTCCCGCCCGCTCGCCACCCTCGCGGCGATGCAGGACGAGTCGTCGGCCGGCGGTACCCTGCCGGTGTTCGCGACACTGGCCACGCTCCTGGCGGTGCTCTGGTGGATCGTGCCGCCGCTGATCTGGCCCGTGCGCCGCGCAGCCGTCGCGGCGCCCCAGCCGCGGAGCGCACCCGAGGGCGACGGCATCCGCCCGGGAGTACGCGAGGCGCCCCCGCGCCGCCGGAGCGACGTCACCGCAGCACTGGCCCGCCGCATCGTCGTGCGGAGCGGATGA
- a CDS encoding FHA domain-containing protein yields MTTRPRLVPLAPTRGSEAPLNASPFWVGTGAGCGLRLHLPGVADRHVALLEREDGIWLVPVRAVQPAPRVNGSPIAAEVRLRPGDVVELVPGASYRFATGERVAPRTAPALAPEPAPPPARGPTLRERIARRFRRRGGSGLLSPLAKFAIVAALLLVVGSGALLVRAFRAGSAARPLSEEDAEYFDALTLTAYEHIERGTSLLEMGLADPALKEFARALNTLETSRLRNDRAVRRSVAALESAIAEIYRAKRIRVPGRYAAAPRSPAAPRPAMRGAMSPEQFAERFARVQQRFSVRFGRPLVVTGRDHAEHLSLYGAGSALDLRVRDLSREQVGFAIAAMREEGIRVKDFSDDAILRAQIRSARAAGLSDRAGTGLHLHVDRFPNRRDRWTVR; encoded by the coding sequence ATGACGACGCGCCCCCGCCTGGTCCCGCTCGCGCCGACGCGCGGCAGCGAAGCTCCGCTCAACGCCTCCCCCTTCTGGGTGGGCACCGGCGCCGGGTGCGGCCTGCGCCTGCACCTCCCCGGCGTCGCGGATCGCCACGTCGCCCTGCTGGAGCGCGAGGACGGCATCTGGCTCGTCCCCGTCCGCGCAGTCCAACCCGCGCCGCGCGTGAACGGCTCACCCATCGCCGCCGAGGTGCGCCTCCGCCCCGGCGACGTGGTCGAGCTGGTCCCCGGCGCCTCGTACCGCTTCGCCACGGGCGAGCGTGTCGCCCCACGCACGGCCCCGGCGCTCGCCCCCGAGCCCGCGCCGCCGCCCGCCCGCGGCCCCACCCTGCGCGAGCGCATCGCCAGACGGTTTCGTCGCCGCGGCGGGAGCGGACTGCTGAGTCCGCTTGCGAAGTTCGCCATCGTGGCCGCGCTCCTCCTCGTGGTCGGCTCCGGCGCGCTGCTGGTGAGGGCGTTCCGGGCCGGCTCCGCCGCGCGTCCCCTCTCCGAAGAGGACGCCGAGTACTTCGACGCGCTCACCCTGACAGCCTACGAGCACATCGAGCGCGGCACCTCGCTGCTGGAGATGGGCCTCGCGGACCCGGCGCTCAAGGAGTTCGCGCGCGCCCTCAACACTCTCGAGACCAGCCGCCTGCGCAACGACCGCGCGGTGCGGCGCAGCGTCGCGGCGCTTGAGAGCGCCATTGCAGAGATCTACCGCGCAAAGCGCATCCGCGTCCCCGGGCGCTACGCTGCCGCCCCGCGTTCGCCGGCGGCCCCGCGCCCAGCCATGCGCGGCGCCATGAGCCCGGAGCAGTTCGCGGAGCGCTTCGCCCGCGTGCAGCAGCGCTTCAGTGTACGCTTTGGCCGCCCGCTGGTCGTCACCGGCCGCGACCACGCCGAGCACCTCTCGCTCTACGGCGCCGGCAGCGCGCTGGACCTGCGCGTCCGCGACCTGTCGCGCGAGCAGGTCGGCTTCGCCATCGCGGCGATGCGAGAGGAGGGCATCCGCGTGAAGGACTTCTCGGACGACGCCATCCTCCGTGCCCAGATCCGCAGCGCCCGCGCCGCCGGCCTCTCCGACCGCGCCGGCACCGGCCTCCACCTCCACGTCGACCGCTTCCCCAACCGGCGGGACCGCTGGACGGTTCGGTGA
- a CDS encoding serine/threonine-protein kinase, whose protein sequence is MTVAWRVLADRGATRVVMLRDRAGHPLVLKHLATDDDCAAARLRAEAELLKAAGDSGVIALRGTIAEPPGIVLEYASGGSLADRLRISGALPPAEAVRIVAQLADALAHLHARGIVHRDVKPSNVLFTAHGELRLADFGVAARIGSCGTLGDGWEELRVGTPPYAAPEQWTAPATSAHPAADVYALGVVLYELLTARLPWEPLPDEDDEAFASRIRHEAPLAPSARGARLPPALEALVMGALRPIPEDRPASAAEFARRAREAMRSTMVIRALAAACIAAALLLARIFALPA, encoded by the coding sequence ATGACCGTCGCCTGGCGCGTTCTGGCCGATCGCGGCGCGACCCGCGTCGTCATGCTGCGCGACCGCGCGGGGCATCCGCTCGTCCTGAAGCACCTCGCGACCGACGACGACTGCGCCGCCGCCCGCCTCCGCGCCGAAGCCGAGCTCCTGAAAGCCGCAGGGGACAGTGGCGTCATCGCCCTGCGCGGGACCATCGCCGAGCCACCGGGGATCGTGCTGGAGTACGCGTCTGGCGGCTCTCTCGCGGACCGCCTGCGCATATCCGGCGCGCTCCCGCCCGCCGAGGCCGTGCGCATCGTCGCCCAGCTCGCGGACGCGCTGGCGCACCTCCACGCGCGCGGCATCGTGCATCGCGACGTGAAGCCGTCGAACGTGCTCTTTACCGCGCACGGCGAGCTGCGCCTGGCGGACTTCGGCGTGGCCGCCCGCATCGGCTCGTGCGGCACGCTGGGCGACGGGTGGGAAGAGCTGCGCGTCGGAACGCCGCCCTACGCCGCCCCCGAGCAGTGGACTGCCCCCGCAACATCCGCACATCCCGCCGCCGACGTGTACGCGCTCGGCGTGGTGCTGTACGAGCTGCTGACCGCCCGCCTCCCCTGGGAGCCGCTGCCGGATGAGGACGACGAGGCGTTCGCATCCCGCATCCGCCACGAAGCGCCCCTTGCGCCATCGGCACGCGGAGCCCGCCTTCCGCCCGCCCTCGAAGCGCTCGTCATGGGGGCGCTGCGTCCAATCCCGGAGGATCGCCCCGCCTCCGCCGCGGAGTTCGCACGCCGCGCACGCGAGGCAATGCGGAGCACGATGGTCATCCGTGCACTCGCCGCAGCCTGCATCGCCGCCGCGCTGCTGCTGGCCCGGATCTTTGCCCTGCCCGCATGA
- a CDS encoding FHA domain-containing protein: protein MPAYFVEFATAEGPKRLRFTLDPERSLGPQVHQILEEMRQRGLLLSGGPRDELGVYWNGADLELDRSPEALGVTPDGPLELRMRPRPSRAPAAAPEPPIAPYFPRSTYAAPLAGAAGALLGWLVTSMLTDLGPWLTSYRTLDLAAAALLGAGIGVGVRTAGAVRKGARMWLGAASGAAVGAVGGGVGAMMGTVLGGVLDPGYLLLRAVLWAMVAAGVGGALGLLETSRARRALDGASFGTAAGAAGALLFTAPGPTEFWHALAFAVVGAALGSGLHTPALRRAQAVLGTDGDEGGRMTLFHIREWALEDGRPVALPGAAVLRCDSGRCQLTPGDAPVRVAGQPLQGPHDLRNGDTVELDGVRLRFRRLREPRP from the coding sequence ATGCCCGCCTACTTCGTCGAATTCGCCACAGCCGAGGGTCCCAAACGCCTCCGCTTCACGCTCGATCCCGAACGGTCGCTGGGGCCGCAGGTGCATCAGATCCTGGAGGAGATGCGCCAGCGCGGCCTGCTGCTGAGCGGCGGCCCACGCGACGAGCTGGGCGTCTACTGGAACGGCGCCGATCTGGAGCTGGACCGCTCCCCCGAAGCGCTCGGCGTCACACCGGACGGGCCGCTGGAGCTGCGCATGCGCCCGCGTCCGTCCCGCGCCCCCGCCGCCGCGCCCGAGCCGCCGATCGCCCCGTACTTCCCGCGCTCCACCTACGCCGCCCCACTCGCCGGCGCGGCGGGCGCGCTGCTCGGCTGGCTCGTCACGTCCATGCTCACCGACCTGGGCCCCTGGCTCACCAGCTACCGCACTCTGGACCTGGCCGCCGCCGCGCTCCTCGGCGCCGGCATTGGGGTGGGCGTGCGGACGGCTGGGGCGGTGCGAAAAGGAGCGCGCATGTGGCTCGGCGCGGCCAGCGGAGCGGCGGTGGGTGCAGTGGGTGGCGGAGTTGGCGCGATGATGGGAACCGTGCTCGGCGGGGTGCTCGATCCGGGGTATCTACTCCTAAGGGCGGTCCTGTGGGCGATGGTAGCCGCAGGAGTTGGCGGGGCGCTGGGGCTGCTGGAAACGAGCCGTGCGCGGAGGGCGCTGGACGGCGCCTCGTTCGGCACCGCGGCTGGAGCGGCGGGAGCCCTCCTCTTCACCGCCCCGGGACCGACGGAGTTCTGGCATGCGCTGGCCTTCGCGGTGGTGGGCGCGGCACTCGGAAGCGGACTGCACACCCCCGCGCTTCGGCGGGCACAGGCGGTCCTCGGCACCGACGGCGACGAAGGGGGACGGATGACACTCTTTCACATCCGCGAGTGGGCGCTGGAAGACGGACGCCCGGTCGCGCTCCCCGGTGCCGCCGTCCTCCGCTGCGACTCCGGCCGCTGCCAGCTCACCCCCGGCGATGCGCCGGTGCGGGTGGCCGGCCAGCCCCTCCAGGGCCCGCACGACCTGCGCAACGGCGACACGGTGGAGCTGGATGGAGTGCGCCTCCGCTTCCGGCGCCTGCGGGAGCCCCGCCCGTGA
- a CDS encoding phage baseplate assembly protein V has protein sequence MRVDVTVEVGELRLRNGEIAHLELHQELGAHHLCSLEFTRDEATDLLLERLLDVPVTVTLADETGEHAAFTGQVIGGTQGHLLNAGSRFRLEAASKSIAMQMHRDMDVFENMAYTEVARRLVSDAGLQLTVGEAKAGERYPYLQQSGETDWEFLVRIADENGCWVRPAAAGLELRSGFDDQAWELLWGANLLALSTRCRLANPGYKGAVYQVNEKREHRFHAVRSAPTLLGGATALVNAATRASHTFASGGDPGVLDDGARTPTLAAFKQRLEQESQRALGSAVGVEGTSTHPALKAGDTVHVSDAGTFKLAATGKFGLVRVTHRWDGAHYSNDFAASPWAAFTSETRPPRPLAHGFVTAEVVDNRDPQGLGRLRVRYRWQDQPARTLWMRVATPHAGNGRGMLFLPEPGDEVVVAFEQGDPERPCVMGSVWNGKDRAPHQSGVQRIVTKSGNALHLSDEQGKETVEIHTSKGTCLIQLSNDAGGIPTITLHAEGDLALEATGEIRMSCKRLVQKVEEDASREVGGAEQVKVGKGLKVITGNELALSAGTSATLQAAAKLETIAGATNTIAGATVQIQPPGHVKQSVRIEGLTLKGSVHGTRAVPALAPGTSTADSRTPRAGTRQASARPTAAQPNQAQFYVTRVTGQVAGGQPGTSIQAQKNTTVVFTADQFTRTPAAAELQQIHWGVRVGSGAMEAQSARGQQFRLRLEDRHDGQQVRVYAYKRSATDRVSVSVQVGTMRRRLANEAEGRRILQAARDSGEWRYTQGVPNTPRLYNDPRGGDCTDLVRLATRRALGTHWRSSHKASTAMFRSGDHPGFERVRTPQVGDVVVEGGHAGIYSHTDADGKVLGWANNGSPGRRGRPYRDRETGLRPFNQGWFGDGGAHFFRAVVHP, from the coding sequence ATGCGTGTGGACGTGACGGTGGAGGTCGGCGAGCTGCGGCTGCGCAACGGCGAGATCGCCCACCTGGAGCTGCACCAGGAGCTCGGCGCGCACCACCTCTGCTCGCTGGAGTTCACCCGCGACGAGGCCACCGACCTCCTCCTGGAGCGCCTCCTGGACGTCCCCGTCACGGTCACGCTGGCGGACGAGACCGGCGAGCACGCTGCCTTCACCGGCCAGGTGATCGGCGGCACGCAGGGGCACCTCCTGAACGCCGGCTCGCGCTTCCGCCTGGAGGCCGCCTCGAAGTCCATCGCCATGCAGATGCACCGCGACATGGACGTCTTCGAGAACATGGCCTACACCGAAGTCGCGCGCCGGCTGGTCAGCGATGCCGGGCTCCAGCTCACGGTGGGCGAGGCGAAGGCGGGCGAGCGCTACCCGTACCTCCAGCAGAGCGGGGAGACGGACTGGGAGTTCCTCGTCCGCATCGCCGACGAGAACGGCTGCTGGGTGCGCCCCGCCGCGGCCGGCCTGGAGCTGCGCTCCGGCTTCGACGACCAGGCGTGGGAGCTACTCTGGGGCGCCAACCTCCTGGCCCTCTCCACCCGCTGCCGATTGGCCAACCCCGGCTACAAGGGCGCCGTCTACCAGGTGAACGAGAAGCGCGAGCACCGCTTTCACGCCGTGCGCTCCGCGCCCACGCTTCTGGGCGGCGCCACCGCGCTGGTCAACGCAGCGACGCGCGCATCGCACACCTTTGCCAGCGGCGGCGACCCCGGCGTGCTGGACGATGGCGCCCGCACGCCCACCCTGGCCGCCTTCAAGCAGCGGCTGGAGCAGGAGAGTCAGCGCGCGCTCGGCTCGGCCGTCGGCGTGGAGGGCACCTCCACCCACCCGGCGCTCAAGGCGGGCGACACCGTGCACGTGAGCGACGCGGGCACCTTCAAGTTGGCCGCCACGGGGAAGTTTGGCCTGGTGCGGGTGACGCACCGCTGGGACGGCGCGCACTACTCCAACGACTTCGCCGCGAGCCCGTGGGCCGCCTTCACCAGCGAGACGCGCCCGCCGCGCCCGCTCGCCCACGGCTTCGTGACCGCCGAGGTGGTGGACAACCGCGACCCACAGGGGCTCGGCCGCCTGCGCGTGCGGTACCGCTGGCAGGATCAGCCCGCGCGCACCCTCTGGATGCGCGTCGCCACTCCGCACGCGGGGAACGGGCGCGGGATGCTCTTCCTCCCCGAACCGGGCGACGAGGTGGTGGTCGCCTTCGAGCAGGGGGACCCGGAGCGGCCCTGCGTCATGGGGAGCGTGTGGAACGGCAAGGACCGCGCGCCTCACCAGAGCGGCGTGCAGCGCATCGTCACGAAGAGCGGCAACGCGCTGCACCTGAGCGACGAGCAGGGGAAGGAGACGGTTGAGATCCACACCTCAAAGGGCACCTGCCTGATCCAGCTCAGCAACGACGCGGGCGGCATCCCCACCATCACGCTCCACGCCGAGGGCGACCTCGCCCTGGAAGCCACGGGCGAGATCCGCATGTCGTGCAAGCGCCTGGTGCAAAAGGTGGAAGAGGACGCGTCGCGCGAGGTGGGCGGCGCGGAGCAGGTGAAGGTGGGGAAAGGGCTGAAGGTGATCACGGGCAACGAGCTGGCACTCTCCGCCGGGACCAGCGCGACGCTGCAGGCCGCCGCCAAGCTGGAGACGATCGCGGGCGCCACCAACACCATCGCGGGCGCCACCGTGCAGATCCAGCCGCCGGGGCACGTCAAGCAGAGCGTGCGCATCGAGGGCCTGACGCTGAAAGGCTCGGTGCACGGCACGCGAGCGGTCCCCGCGCTCGCCCCCGGCACCAGCACCGCCGACTCCCGCACGCCGAGAGCGGGCACCCGGCAGGCTTCCGCGCGGCCCACCGCGGCGCAGCCGAACCAGGCTCAGTTCTACGTCACGCGAGTCACGGGGCAGGTGGCGGGAGGGCAGCCGGGCACCTCCATTCAGGCACAGAAAAACACGACGGTGGTCTTCACCGCGGACCAGTTTACCCGCACCCCCGCCGCCGCCGAGCTGCAGCAGATCCATTGGGGAGTGCGGGTCGGAAGTGGGGCGATGGAGGCGCAGTCCGCGCGAGGCCAGCAGTTCAGACTGCGGCTGGAGGATCGGCACGACGGCCAGCAGGTGCGTGTGTACGCCTACAAACGGAGCGCGACTGACCGGGTGAGCGTTTCCGTGCAGGTCGGGACCATGCGGAGGAGACTCGCGAACGAAGCGGAGGGAAGACGCATACTCCAGGCGGCCAGGGACAGCGGGGAATGGCGCTACACCCAGGGCGTGCCCAACACTCCCAGGTTGTACAATGACCCCCGCGGTGGTGATTGCACGGACCTCGTTCGGCTCGCGACCCGGCGCGCGCTGGGTACGCACTGGCGAAGCAGCCACAAAGCGAGTACCGCGATGTTCCGATCTGGAGATCACCCGGGCTTCGAGCGCGTCAGGACGCCGCAGGTGGGCGACGTCGTCGTGGAAGGCGGGCACGCCGGCATCTACTCACATACCGACGCCGACGGAAAAGTGTTAGGCTGGGCAAACAATGGGAGTCCAGGCAGGCGAGGCCGGCCATACAGGGACCGCGAAACCGGCCTCAGGCCCTTCAACCAGGGATGGTTTGGAGATGGAGGAGCTCACTTTTTCCGCGCGGTCGTGCACCCGTAA